One region of candidate division WOR-3 bacterium genomic DNA includes:
- the rsmD gene encoding 16S rRNA (guanine(966)-N(2))-methyltransferase RsmD, with protein MRIVGGACKRRSLKVPKKGVRPTKGIVRGAIFNILGELNMNAEVLDVFAGSGALGIEAISRGARHCVFVEKHPRHLRTNVSNLLSRSQARIIAEDFRRALRRLKNLQFGVIFADPPYNRNYVQLTLEEIAGYDLLARGGMIVIEHSPLEEFTIPDTLEMVKEKKYGDTAVSFIIHRKH; from the coding sequence ATGCGCATTGTAGGAGGGGCGTGTAAGAGACGCTCATTAAAGGTACCCAAAAAAGGCGTAAGACCAACCAAGGGTATTGTTCGTGGTGCGATATTCAATATTCTCGGCGAACTGAATATGAATGCTGAAGTTCTCGATGTTTTTGCCGGCAGCGGTGCGCTGGGCATTGAGGCGATCTCGCGTGGAGCAAGGCATTGTGTTTTCGTGGAAAAACACCCACGCCACCTGCGGACGAATGTCAGTAATCTTCTATCCAGAAGCCAAGCACGAATTATCGCTGAAGATTTTCGCCGGGCTTTACGCAGACTCAAGAACCTACAATTCGGTGTGATTTTCGCCGATCCTCCTTACAACAGGAACTACGTGCAGCTCACGTTAGAAGAAATCGCTGGTTACGACCTACTGGCGCGCGGCGGAATGATCGTCATCGAACATTCACCATTAGAGGAATTTACCATACCTGATACTCTGGAAATGGTCAAAGAGAAAAAATATGGCGATACTGCTGTATCATTCATTATTCACAGAAAACACTGA
- the coaD gene encoding pantetheine-phosphate adenylyltransferase, whose protein sequence is MNKAIYAGTFDPITYGHIDVISRATKLFEHVVVGVSAGPKTTLFTHRERTQLVREVFKDASKIEVVGFSSLLVEFARGIGAQAIIRGMRAVSDFDYELQLTLMNRNLAPKIETIFLMPSEKYIFVSSSLAKEIAGLKGDISTLVPPLVAKALQKKIFKK, encoded by the coding sequence ATGAATAAAGCGATATACGCAGGGACCTTTGATCCGATCACCTACGGTCATATCGACGTGATATCTCGGGCAACCAAGCTCTTTGAGCATGTCGTGGTCGGAGTGAGCGCTGGCCCGAAGACCACACTCTTTACGCACCGGGAAAGAACGCAACTGGTCCGCGAGGTATTCAAGGATGCAAGCAAGATCGAGGTCGTCGGATTCTCATCACTGCTGGTTGAATTCGCAAGGGGTATCGGAGCACAAGCTATCATACGCGGCATGCGCGCCGTTTCCGATTTCGACTACGAGTTACAGCTAACACTCATGAATCGGAATTTGGCACCAAAGATCGAGACCATTTTTTTGATGCCATCGGAGAAGTACATCTTTGTCAGCTCATCCCTGGCCAAGGAAATCGCTGGACTGAAGGGCGACATTTCAACACTAGTTCCTCCATTGGTGGCAAAGGCTTTGCAGAAGAAAATTTTCAAAAAGTAG
- the obgE gene encoding GTPase ObgE: MKFIDEATIFVASGAGGNGCVSFRREKYVPRGGPDGGNGGDGGSVFLIGNKKLATLYDLKLRPHYRAGRGQHGKGKNMHGRTGDDICIQVPLGVAVFDDGKLIGEIVEAGQRLVVARGGGGGRGNAHFVTSTNRAPRKSQEGHPGDKKVLKIVLKIISDIGIVGLPNAGKSTLLKAMTNARPKIDNYPFTTLNPNLGVLRDNMKNIVIADMPGIIEGAHQGKGIGLQFLRHIERTHLLILVVDASGTNPIDQYQSLLNEFKQYDPQLLHKPRIVVFNKIDLLDRIPVVRLKENIFFVSALKGTGVNRLIDYLRNEN, from the coding sequence ATGAAATTCATCGATGAAGCAACTATTTTTGTTGCGTCAGGAGCGGGTGGCAATGGCTGTGTATCATTCCGCCGAGAAAAATATGTGCCCAGGGGTGGCCCTGATGGCGGCAATGGTGGCGACGGAGGCTCGGTATTTCTGATCGGCAATAAGAAACTCGCAACGTTGTATGACCTCAAGCTACGACCGCACTACCGCGCCGGCCGGGGGCAACATGGCAAAGGGAAAAACATGCACGGTAGAACAGGCGATGATATCTGTATTCAGGTACCGCTTGGCGTCGCGGTATTTGACGACGGCAAGCTGATCGGCGAAATAGTAGAAGCAGGTCAGAGACTCGTCGTCGCCCGTGGTGGTGGTGGAGGCCGTGGCAATGCGCACTTTGTCACATCCACTAACAGAGCGCCAAGGAAATCACAGGAAGGACACCCCGGGGATAAGAAGGTATTGAAGATCGTGCTCAAGATCATTTCCGACATTGGCATTGTCGGCCTGCCAAATGCCGGCAAGTCAACACTCTTGAAAGCCATGACCAATGCAAGACCAAAGATCGATAACTATCCGTTCACGACGCTCAATCCAAACCTGGGCGTCTTGCGAGACAACATGAAAAATATCGTTATCGCCGATATGCCGGGAATAATTGAAGGCGCGCATCAAGGCAAGGGAATCGGGCTGCAATTCCTGAGACATATCGAAAGAACGCATTTGTTGATCCTGGTGGTTGACGCATCAGGAACAAACCCGATCGACCAATATCAATCACTGCTGAATGAATTCAAACAGTATGATCCGCAATTGCTGCATAAACCACGCATCGTGGTTTTCAACAAGATCGACCTGCTTGACCGCATACCCGTTGTACGACTGAAGGAGAACATATTCTTCGTCTCTGCACTGAAAGGAACGGGCGTTAACCGCCTCATTGATTACCTTAGAAATGAGAATTAA